A stretch of DNA from Thermanaerosceptrum fracticalcis:
GCTTAGAAGCAGCCACCATTTAAAGAGTGCGTAATAGCTCACTGGTCCAGGGGTTCTGCGCCGAAAATGTACCGGGGCTCAAGTTCACCACCGAAGCTTTGGATGTCTTAGGACATGGTAGGGGAGCATTGTATTCTCGTAGAAGCAGTACTGGGAGGTATTGTGGAGGGAATACAAGAGAGAATGCCAGTATGAGTAAACGAAAAGACAAGTGAGAATCTTGTCCGCCGAAAACCTAAGGATTCCTGGGGAAGGCTCGTCCGCCCAGGGTAAGTCGGGACCTAAGTCGAGGCCGAAAGGCGTAGATGATGGGAAATCGGTTGAAATTCCGATACCACCGTAGGTTCGTTTGAGTGAAGCAGTGACACAGGAGGATAAGTCGAGCGCACGGCTGGAAGAGTGCGTCCAAGCTGTAAGGGTGTAAGATAGGCAAATCCGTCTTACGGGAAGCCTGAGCAGTGACGGGGAGGGAAATTTAGTACCGAAGCGACTGATTTCACACTGTCGAGAAAAGCTGCTGGCGAGAATCTAAGGTGCCCGTACCGCAAACCGACACAGGTAGGTGGGGTGAGAAACCTAAGGCGCGCGAGAGAACCCTCGTTAAGGAACTCGGCAAAATGACTCCGTAACTTCGGGAGAAGGAGTGCCCGGCACTCAACCTAGTGTTTGAAAATGGGAAGAAGAGGTTAAAATCCAAAGAGAAACAACCTGGATAGACCAAAGTCAAGCATTGGGTTGAGTGCCGGGTCGCAGAGAAGAGGCCCAGGCGACTGTTTAACAAAAACACAGGTGCTTGCGAAAAAGAAATTTGACGTATAAGTGCTGACGCCTGCCCGGTGCTGGAAGGTTAAGGGGAGAGGTTAGTGCGATAAGTGCGAAGCTTTGAACTGAAGCCCCAGTAAACGGCGGCCGTAACTATAACGGTCCTAAGGTAGCGAAATTCCTTGTCGGGTAAGTTCCGACCCGCACGAAAGGCGTAACGATCTGGGCACTGTCTCAACGAGGGACTCGGTGAAATTGTAATACCCGTGAAGATGCGGGTTACCTGCGATAGGACAGAAAGACCCCATGGAGCTTTACTGTAGCCTGATATTGGATTTTGGTACGTCATGTACAGGATAGGTGGGAGACGGGGAAGCCAGTTCGCCAGGATTGGTGGAGTCGACCTTGGGATACCACTCTTGAAGTACTGAAGTTCTAACCTGGGCCCCTGAGCGGGGTTGGGGACAGTGTCAGGTGGGCAGTTTGACTGGGGCGGTCGCCTCCCAAAGAGTAACGGAGGCGCCCCAAGGTTCCCTCAGCGCGGACGGAAATCGCGCGAAGAGTGTAAAGGCAGAAGGGAGCTTGACTGCGAGACAAACAAGTCGAGCAGGGACGAAAGTCGGGCTTAGTGATCCGGTGGTTCCGCATGGAAGGGCCATCGCTCAACGGATAAAAGCTACCCTGGGGATAACAGGCTTATCTCCCCCAAGAGTCCACATCGACGGGGAGGTTTGGCACCTCGATGTCGGCTCATCGCATCCTGGAGCTGTAGTAGGTTCCAAGGGTTGGGCTGTTCGCCCATTAAAGCGGTACGTGAGCTGGGTTCAGAACGTCGTGAGACAGTTCGGTCCCTATCCATCGCAGGCGTAGGAAATTTGAGAGGAGCTGACCCTAGTACGAGAGGACCGGGTTGGACAGACCGCTGGTGTACCAGTTGTCTCGCCAGAGGCACCGCTGGGTAGCTATGTCTGGAAGGGATAAGCGCTGAAAGCATCTAAGCGCGAAGCCCCCCTCAAGATGAGATTTCCCACCCGGCACTCAACCTGATACTTGAAAGTGGAAAGAAAGGTTAATATCAAAGAGAGAAGAACCTGGACAAACCAAGGTCAAGTGTTGGGTTGAGTGCCGGGGTAAGGCCCCTGAGAGAAGATCAGGTAGATAGGCCAGGTGTGTAAGTACAGTAATGTATTGAGCTGACTGGTACTAATAGGCCGAGGGCTTGACCTACACCGCCGTAGGCGGTGAGTTGCTGGTTACTGGTTAATAGTTGCTGGTGAAATCGGTGTGCAAAACCTCTGTGTAGTTTTGAGAGAATTAATGTATTAAAGATAAAATAACTAATAACTAGTAACTAATAACTGAAAACGAAGTTTTCCTGGTGACAATAGCGAAGGGGTCACACCCGTTCCCATCCCGAACACGGCAGTTAAGCCCTTCAGCGCAGATGGTACTTGGCCACGAGGCCTGGGAGAGTATGTCGTTGCCAGGATTATTTAAAAGAGAGTCGATTTTTATTCGAGTCTCTTTTTTTTTTATACTCAGACTGCCTTGCCTTTAAAGGCCATTGCCGGGATTCACCTTTTCAAGTAACCCAATCCGCCACCAGGTCCACCAGAGAAACATTAGATACAGGTGTCCAAACAGCGCAATGTGGTACACCTAAAATTTACCTTTAGGCAGACAGGGTTATGATTAGAACCAAGACAAGTGGCTAAGAATATGTATAGATAAAGACGTAATTTTTTGGGGGCAGCGATATGAATCAAAACGTGGAAAATGCAGAGAAGATAAGACAACAAAACCCTGTGCCCGCCGGACATAAGGTGCTGCCAGTTTGCTATCTTTGTAACCAGGTACCAAAAGAAGGTATTAAGAGCGGTTTTTTTCTTAAAGGAATCTTTATTTGTGAAGAATGTGAAAAAGAGTTGATCAATATTAAACCGGAGAAGCATGATGAATATATGCTTACCATTGCCAAATTGCGGCACATACTCTTTAAAAATAAAACCTGGTAGTTTCCTACCAGGTTTTATGCGTGATGGTGAAGTTTCCTGTGCGACTCTTCTTTAAATGTCGGTGTCTCTCTTTTTCATGGAGATAGGATATTTCCTGCCTGATTTGTAAAATTTTTAGCATATCGATACCTAAGGCCTGAGAGATTTCAAGATCATTTTTTTCTTTTTTCCAGGATTGAATAATTTTCTTTACATCACACTTATACTTTTTGGAGAGAGCAGCTGCATTTACTACAGGATCATTCTTTTTCGATGTCATCTTAGCATTGCTCCTTTCTCTGTCTCTAGTTTTCCCTGGAGCAGGATTATGATTAATGTTTGTTCCTAGAAGATTATAGGAACTTATGATAAAATTGATTAATAGTAATAATTTTGATTTAACGGGTTGAGATTTTTTGAAGATTGCACCGTTATTAGAAAAAATAAAAAAACATATAGAGCAATCCTATACAGGTTTTCATACACCCGGCCACCGGCAAGGAAAGGGTATTTATACCGGCTTTAAAGAATTAGCCAAAGACATTTGTAAAATGGATTTAACAGAGCTGCCCGGCCTGGATAATTTAAAAAATCCTACCGGATGCATTAAAGCTGCTCAGGAACTGGCGGCTAAACTTTTCGCCTCTGAACAGACCTTTTTTTTAGTTAACGGCTCCACAGTCGGTCTTCAGGCTGCCCTTCTGACCCTCACTCCAGGGAAGAGGGTTATTGTGCCGAGAAACGCCCATATTTCCGTGGCAAATGGTCTTGTTTTGAGCGGCTCCGTGCCTCTCGTGGCCCCGGTGGTCATCAATGTAGAATGGGGAATCCCTTTAGGGATGGAATATGAAAGCATAGCCCATCTTTTAGCGGAATATCCCGATATAGAAGCTTTTGTTAGTGTTCAGCCTACGTATGAGGGCTTTGGATGCAATATTTATGAATTGCTAGATTTTCTCCGGAAAAAAGAGGTGCTTTCCATCGTTGATGAAGCTCACGGAGCCCATTTATATTTTCAGGATGATTTACCCCTTTCCGCCCAAAGGGCCAAGGCGGATGTGGTTATCCAGAGTACCCACAAAACCCTGGGAGCCCTTACCCAGGCCAGCATGCTTCACGTGAACAACAGTAAACTGGCTGCCGGGGTGGCGGCCGCTTTAAATGTGCTGCAAACCTCCAGTCCTTCCTATTTATTGATGGCTTCCCTGGATAGTGTACAGGCTCAGATGTCCCAGGAAGGAAGAGCCCTTGTCAAGAGAACCTGGGAAATGGCATTGGAGTTGCGCGCCAGCTTACGAAAACTGTCAGGCTTTCGCTTAATTGACGAGGAAGTAAATCCGGCCTGGTATCATGATCCCACCAAAATCCTCCTGTCTTCGAGAGAGTTAGGCCTGACAGGCTGGGAATTGGCCCGGATCTTGCAGGAAGATTACGGCATTGTGGTGGAACTGTCCAGTTATTACTATGTTCTCTTTTTGCTTACCATCGGCCATGAGCCGCAAGATACCGGAAAGGTTGTAACAGCCCTAAAAGAGATGGCCCATAGGTATGGTAAAACCCAGGCCTTGACTCCCTGGGAGCATCCCGGGAAAATATTAGAGGGAGAAATAGAATTACAATTAACGCCACGTCAGGTTTACTGGGCGCCTAAAGAAGACCTGCCCTTGAGGGAAGCTTTAGGGAGAATTGCCGGAGTTCCCCTTGCGGTGTATCCGCCCGGTATTCCGCTTATTTGGCCCGGACAGGTTATTGGTAAAGACTTGTTGAATTACTTGGAATGGGTGATTAAAAATAAATTCCCCGTGCAGGGATTGACGGCCGATTATAAGATCCCGGTGGTCCGGGAAGAGGGGTCACGGGAGGAAAAAAGGAAGGGAATAAGATGAAACTGGTTATTGCTGTGGTTAGCGATAAAGATGCCTCTCTCCTGCTGGATCAGCTCATAGAGCAAGGTTACCGTGCCACCAAACTGGCCAGCACCGGAGGGTTCCTCAAAGAAGGAAATACAACCTTGTTTATGGGCATTGAAGAAGAGAAGGTTGAGAATGTGCTGGCCATCATTAAGAGCGTTTGCCGTTCCCGCCCAAAGATTATGACACCTATTGCCCCTTTATCCGGGCCTGGAGAAGCCTATGTGCCATATAGCGTGGAAGTCCCTCACGGTGGAGCTACCATTTTTGTGCTTGATGTAGAGAAGTATCTTAAGGTGTAATAAGATGCGGATTAGAAATGAGCAAAAGCCCAAAAACCTTATAGCTTCGCCCCACATTGCAGGGAGGAGGGAAACCAGAGGACTTCACAGTCCTGAATTTCCCGATTTATTAAACCACTACAGCGGCCCTGACTGGCAGCTCGCTCTCGATGAAATCCTCAAGAAATTGGACGAGGCAGGGCAGCGCCTGGCCAAGAATTTTTCCGTTTATGACATGAAGCTCTATAAAGAAACTTTGAAAAAATTTCTTTATAATACCCTTGGCAGGGTCTATGACTTAAAAGAGGAAACGGGCTGGACCAGGCAGGGACGTCCTAAAGTCTACCAGAGAATCGAGATGATAAATGGGGAATTAGAGGAGTTATCCCGTCTGGTTTTGGCGGAGCAGAAGGACTCCCTGAAAATACTGGAAAAAATGGACCATATTCGTGGTCTTTTAGTGGATTTATATTCTTAGAAACGGAGTTAGAGCATGGGTTTTAAGGAAATCAAAGGACAAGAAAGAGCAGTTGCCCAGTTAAAAGCCGCGCTTACTTCGGGACGCATTTCCCATGCCTATTTGTTTTATGGACCGGAGGGGATAGGCAAAGCCAAAACAGCCCGTATCTTTGCCAGGGCTCTCA
This window harbors:
- a CDS encoding aminotransferase class I/II-fold pyridoxal phosphate-dependent enzyme produces the protein MKIAPLLEKIKKHIEQSYTGFHTPGHRQGKGIYTGFKELAKDICKMDLTELPGLDNLKNPTGCIKAAQELAAKLFASEQTFFLVNGSTVGLQAALLTLTPGKRVIVPRNAHISVANGLVLSGSVPLVAPVVINVEWGIPLGMEYESIAHLLAEYPDIEAFVSVQPTYEGFGCNIYELLDFLRKKEVLSIVDEAHGAHLYFQDDLPLSAQRAKADVVIQSTHKTLGALTQASMLHVNNSKLAAGVAAALNVLQTSSPSYLLMASLDSVQAQMSQEGRALVKRTWEMALELRASLRKLSGFRLIDEEVNPAWYHDPTKILLSSRELGLTGWELARILQEDYGIVVELSSYYYVLFLLTIGHEPQDTGKVVTALKEMAHRYGKTQALTPWEHPGKILEGEIELQLTPRQVYWAPKEDLPLREALGRIAGVPLAVYPPGIPLIWPGQVIGKDLLNYLEWVIKNKFPVQGLTADYKIPVVREEGSREEKRKGIR
- a CDS encoding sigma factor G inhibitor Gin, translating into MNQNVENAEKIRQQNPVPAGHKVLPVCYLCNQVPKEGIKSGFFLKGIFICEECEKELINIKPEKHDEYMLTIAKLRHILFKNKTW
- a CDS encoding cyclic-di-AMP receptor, which translates into the protein MKLVIAVVSDKDASLLLDQLIEQGYRATKLASTGGFLKEGNTTLFMGIEEEKVENVLAIIKSVCRSRPKIMTPIAPLSGPGEAYVPYSVEVPHGGATIFVLDVEKYLKV
- a CDS encoding YaaR family protein, whose product is MRIRNEQKPKNLIASPHIAGRRETRGLHSPEFPDLLNHYSGPDWQLALDEILKKLDEAGQRLAKNFSVYDMKLYKETLKKFLYNTLGRVYDLKEETGWTRQGRPKVYQRIEMINGELEELSRLVLAEQKDSLKILEKMDHIRGLLVDLYS